The Trypanosoma brucei gambiense DAL972 chromosome 10, complete sequence genome has a segment encoding these proteins:
- a CDS encoding GPI anchor biosynthesis protein, putative has protein sequence MKRAPCLSRSPAVGSAAVILSDVASDSIKPYMPWWLISLTFIYRLFLCATIRTVEAPDEWWQSTEVAYNMVFGKGHLPWEWRYGLRSVFFPAVVALPFYLLKLLGRDTTWAVWFAPRVLQALVLTLIDVSVFCMGATLDELLAKRELELAEETRQSKTKGFSYFCEVSVSRSRRGICNSISYTALLLSLSNWYMAYCGVRLYGNVIEALLVLLTLQQRRYVPFLLLTGLASAIRVTSAVVLSPLVFRHLANATREHGFIRGLFRIVLTGLIVLVAVLGGVMVLDYCFYGRWVLTPLAFFRFNVLHNLSRFFGEHPWYFYVGPVLVGIVGPHVLFTIAAPLVLWRDTASRAVSRPVLGMLGIGAWTLGFYSLIDHKEMRFVFVVIPLSLITAAFVLVRWSRTSAVVVKMNRLFVLFNIVMIYLMGYVYRRGPLDVMAEVRDGPRINRLDVIATCYTVPGYSYMHKKVNHLGFVDCSIDLDEKTGLPKVTEDIMFRRYPKEYVLWRYDGKHSFNMSDLEESRKASELQSVVMPKSAPHPDAMVMTRAVAKEIEEPFLKRHGYRLYRTFLHSPLTLAPYEDIYIQMWVKVTK, from the coding sequence ATGAAGCGAGCACCTTGTTTGTCACGGTCACCTGCTGTGGGTAGTGCCGCCGTAATCTTAAGTGATGTCGCATCGGATTCCATTAAGCCTTACATGCCGTGGTGGTTGATTTCTCTCACCTTCATTTATCGCCTATTTCTTTGTGCGACTATTCGCACTGTGGAGGCCCCGGACGAGTGGTGGCAGAGCACAGAAGTGGCATATAATATGGTTTTTGGAAAGGGGCATTTGCCGTGGGAATGGCGTTACGGGTTGcgctctgttttttttccggcTGTTGTGGCACTACCGTTCTATCTGTTGAAGTTGCTTGGACGCGACACAACGTGGGCTGTTTGGTTCGCCCCACGTGTGTTGCAAGCACTGGTTCTCACACTAATAGATGTTAGTGTATTTTGCATGGGTGCTACGCTGGATGAACTACTGGCGAAACGTGAACTGGAATTAGCTGAGGAAACGCGGCAGTCAAAGACAAAGggattttcttatttttgtgaaGTCTCCGTGTCTCGCAGTCGACGAGGTATTTGCAACTCCATATCGTATACGGCACTGTTGCTCTCATTGAGTAACTGGTACATGGCCTACTGTGGAGTGCGGCTGTACGGCAACGTCATTGAAGCCTTGCTGGTGCTTTTAACGCTGCAGCAGCGTCGCTACGTCCCGTTTCTACTTCTCACTGGACTCGCCTCAGCAATTCGAGTGACATCCGCCGTTGTCCTTTCACCCCTTGTTTTTCGTCACTTAGCGAATGCCACGCGAGAACATGGATTCATTCGGGGGCTGTTCCGGATCGTTTTAACAGGCCTAATCGTGCTTGTAGCTGTGTTAGGGGGAGTAATGGTACTCGATTACTGTTTTTATGGCCGGTGGGTCCTGACGCCACTTGCTTTTTTCCGATTCAATGTGCTACACAACCTCAGCCGCTTCTTTGGTGAGCATCCGTGGTACTTCTACGTGGGCCCTGTGCTCGTTGGTATTGTGGGTCCCCATGTTCTCTTCACAATTGCAGCGCCTCTTGTGCTGTGGCGTGATACCGCTTCCCGTGCCGTCTCCCGGCCTGTTCTTGGGATGTTGGGCATCGGTGCATGGACACTAGGATTCTATTCCTTGATTGATCACAAAGAAatgcgttttgtttttgtagtCATCCCATTGTCCCTTATTACAGCTGCCTTTGTGCTGGTGCGTTGGAGTCGGACATCGGCTGTAGTAGTGAAAATGAACCgtctgtttgtattgttcaACATTGTTATGATCTATTTGATGGGCTACGTGTACCGGAGAGGCCCTCTGGATGTAATGGCTGAGGTGCGTGACGGCCCGAGAATTAACCGGCTCGACGTAATTGCAACATGTTACACGGTGCCCGGATATAGCTACATGCACAAGAAGGTAAATCATCTGGGTTTCGTTGACTGTTCTATTGACTTGGATGAGAAAACGGGACTTCCTAAAGTTACGGAAGATATAATGTTTCGCCGCTATCCGAAAGAATATGTGTTGTGGAGATATGATGGTAAACATAGTTTTAACATGAGTGATCTGGAGGAAAGTCGAAAGGCTTCGGAGCTGCAGAGTGTTGTGATGCCGAAATCTGCGCCTCATCCCGACGCAATGGTAATGACTCGTGCAGTAGCGAAGGAAATAGAGGAACCATTCCTTAAGAGACACGGTTACAGACTTTATCGTACGTTTCTACACAGTCCATTAACACTGGCTCCCTATGAAGACATTTATATACAAATGTGGGTCAAAGTGACGAAGTGA
- a CDS encoding 40S ribosomal protein S9, putative, whose product MYCIIYVLTKGVKMRNYNNFNRVWKAPRRPFEKERLDREMKLCGQYGLRCKREIWRVNMTLSKMRRTARLLLTLPENHPRRLLEGSAIMRRCHGYGFLDEDKDKLDYVLSLTVPDILERRLQTVVFKHGLAKSVHHSRVLIQQRHIAVAKQIVTIPSFIVRVSSEHHIAFADASPFGNGRPGRVKRVKRNAAKKGSGGGDDDE is encoded by the coding sequence atgtattgcATTATTTACGTGCTTACGAAAGGGGTTAAGATGCGCAACTACAACAACTTCAACCGTGTTTGGAAGGCCCCACGACGCCCCTTCGAGAAGGAGCGTCTCGACCGCGAGATGAAGCTCTGCGGGCAGTACGGTCTCCGCTGCAAGCGCGAGATTTGGCGCGTCAACATGACACTCTCAAAGATGCGTCGCACCGCGCGTCTTTTGCTGACGCTTCCGGAAAACCACCCGCGCCGCCTTCTTGAGGGCTCTGCAATTATGCGCCGCTGCCACGGATATGGTTTCCTCGACGAAGATAAGGACAAACTCGATTATGTGCTTTCGCTCACCGTTCCCGACATTCTCGAGCGCCGCCTTCAAACGGTCGTCTTCAAGCATGGCCTCGCAAAGTCCGTCCACCACTCCCGTGTTCTTATCCAACAGCGGCACATTGCCGTTGCTAAGCAGATTGTTACgattccttccttcattgTCCGCGTGAGTTCTGAGCACCATATCGCCTTTGCGGATGCGTCGCCATTCGGCAACGGCCGACCGGGTCGCGTGAAGCGTGTGAAGAGGAACGCTGCGAAGAAGGGTAGCGGTGgcggtgatgatgacgagTAA
- a CDS encoding protein phosphatase 2C, putative, protein MSGQGNLLRMFPLQHKKMSQFSLRFLSVGVCEMMNCAEREYMSSFTVHNKFNRSAYAGINPLSSSSTIQSPLMADVVAAGLFDSYTGHSCSRFISKYLARALSMHSTLPEEIAWLRGELKDDPLVTVMTSSLSRSRAMHGTQIDKQGGNGDMHTIRPLFSEWDMQQYAMLADIAFLRACEDSKFESSLPATELANEGSRAVWFTATAAPFSLHEQRRCERSREEASHCGMAPPPLRSLDMPQLASESQRRASADGKVSKKSPKFAADEKEDFEREFCVDVLVSNVGDSRAFGIARNPLTWGQRSLLDLTRERVVPLSVDHKPLRTPEFQRIVSAGGEVRSEVGDMIDANPFYNVSRSFGHWSMKRNPKRAPSEQKITAVPTCSSWEMLPGDVLVLCNHAVFETRSQEDTSIDEAAKVVAREIKHGASPGEAAGALCDYALRFGAGHSLQVLVALATDGVEHGQQDTSGEPYRYDSVIPGPIYVQPCRHSLSYSAALLADCRRCGITLPDLLEKRWFHVRDELCSRYKLPLMYCYGKECSALQQQMEEEALLFSGVSFPPGKRELNELTEKELRCVREEFEKVARSIMPSKTRLPERKV, encoded by the coding sequence ATGTCCGGTCAGGGAAATTTGCTGCGTATGTTCCCCCTTCAACACAAGAAGATGTCCCAATTTTCGCTCAGATTTTTATCCGTCGGTGTTTGTGAAATGATGAATTGCGCGGAAAGGGAATACATGAGCTCATTCACTGTGCATAACAAGTTTAACCGCAGTGCTTACGCTGGTATCaaccctctttcttcctcttcaaccATTCAGTCACCTCTGATGGCGGATGTCGTGGCGGCTGGACTATTTGATAGTTACACAGGACATTCCTGCTCTCGGTTCATCTCGAAGTACCTTGCGAGGGCATTAAGTATGCACTCCACGCTACCTGAAGAAATTGCATGGTTGCGGGGGGAGTTGAAGGATGACCCACTCGTTACAGTTATGACATCTTCATTATCGCGCTCAAGGGCAATGCATGGGACACAAATAGATAAACAAGGAGGAAACGGGGATATGCATACCATTCGCCCGCTGTTCTCAGAGtgggacatgcagcaataCGCGATGCTTGCTGATATAGCTTTCTTAAGGGCTTGCGAGGACTCCAAGTTTGAGAGTTCCCTACCTGCTACAGAGTTGGCTAACGAAGGGTCCCGTGCTGTGTGGTTCACAGCAACAGCCGCCCCTTTTTCATTGCACGAGCAGCGCCGCTGCGAGCGGAGTCGTGAGGAAGCGAGCCATTGTGGTATGGCCCCGCCCCCTCTTCGCTCTCTCGATATGCCACAACTTGCTTCCGAATCGCAAAGGCGCGCTTCTGCGGATGGGAAAGTTAGTAAGAAGTCACCAAAGTTCGCGGcggatgaaaaggaagacTTTGAGCGAGAGTTCTGTGTTGACGTGTTGGTGAGCAATGTGGGTGATTCGCGTGCTTTCGGTATCGCCCGTAATCCCCTCACGTGGGGGCAGCGGAGCTTGCTGGACTTAACGCGGGAACGAGTAGTGCCTTTGAGCGTCGATCACAAACCTCTACGTACGCCTGAGTTTCAACGCATCGTTTCCGCCGGCGGAGAAGTACGCTCTGAAGTGGGTGACATGATTGATGCGAACCCCTTTTATAACGTGTCGCGTAGCTTCGGTCACTGGTCGATGAAACGTAACCCCAAGCGGGCGCCTAGTGAGCAGAAAATTACCGCTGTACCCACATGTAGTTCTTGGGAAATGTTACCAGGTGATGTACTTGTCTTGTGTAACCATGCAGTGTTCGAGACGCGGAGCCAGGAGGACACATCTATCGATGAAGCAGCAAAAGTTGTTGCACGTGAAATCAAACATGGAGCCTCACCGGGGGAAGCTGCGGGAGCGCTATGTGACTACGCACTGCGTTTCGGTGCTGGACACTCACTGCAGGTGTTAGTTGCTTTGGCAACGGATGGGGTAGAGCACGGTCAGCAGGATACGTCGGGGGAGCCGTATCGCTACGATTCAGTGATTCCTGGACCCATTTATGTACAACCATGCCGCCATTCCCTGTCGTATTCCGCGGCGCTCTTAGCTGACTGCAGGCGTTGTGGTATTACGTTGCCTGATTTACTCGAGAAAAGATGGTTTCACGTTCGAGATGAGCTTTGTAGCAGATACAAATTACCACTAATGTACTGTTATGGGAAAGAGTGCAGTGCTCTTCAGCAGCAAATGGAGGAAGAGGCTCTTCTTTTCAGCGGTGTGTCTTTCCCGCCAGGAAAGAGAGAATTGAACGAACTGACAGAAAAAGAATTGAGATGCGTTCGGGAGGAGTTTGAAAAGGTGGCGAGATCTATTATGCCATCCAAAACTCGTTTGCCGGAAAGAAAGGTTTGA
- a CDS encoding endonuclease/exonuclease/phosphatase, putative, with the protein MRAAEGDHVAEGAENTTATSPGPGSVRESSKSPKSRSRCHSPRNGRRGDRSKRGSVQHTPPRNSVRDPSAIPKQLDIDAMQVAIATSLPRRLDQFCDEFHSIPFVIRNETFPVPDSLKRNSWIPGEVLRVAYITWNMAHAKPDFYRVSKYCICPNAHLVVVCTQENGCNWYAKKKQQRQWRDHITQACLKNSYELVGCNSLWYIHMLVYARKHDVAPHVGHVEKAKVRTGIGNGLGGNKGGVGIALSISTECRFNALSDPRGHRRGARASKQQRQDISCSHMNPIECGGGDDSLHSALPQPARFTILFVGAHLAAHQDAVGLRNRDYRNIVKMLHVGLRGKFKEFHASIRRSRALACCPLDTESARGLNITEDQATRQNAVCSNGGCKAMNDSAAVSNERDEDDGGPVGIMKLPFCMKDQPQEERRDATDEFDLVFFGGDLNYRLDGTSKAIRDIIDNKKNVRSVLCNNDQLNRERAKGEVFRGFKEGNLFFRPTYKYELRSRNYSTTDKRIPAYCDRVLFKKPAQSCVGKVRIRLYTDVQAVQTSDHRPVVAIFDVATIPRNK; encoded by the coding sequence ATGAGGGCTGCCGAGGGTGATCACGTGGCGGAAGGCGCTGAGAACACTACCGCCACATCGCCCGGTCCCGGTTCAGTGCGGGAATCGAGCAAAAGCCCAAAGTCGCGGTCGAGATGTCATTCCCCTCGAAATGGAAGAAGGGGCGACAGGAGCAAGCGCGGTTCAGTACAACATACACCTCCTAGGAATTCGGTCCGTGATCCGAGTGCCATTCCTAAGCAGTTGGACATTGATGCCATGCAGGTTGCCATTGCCACTTCCCTACCGCGCCGGCTTGACCAGTTCTGTGATGAATTCCACAGTATTCCTTTCGTTATACGTAATGAAACCTTCCCCGTGCCGGATTCTTTGAAGCGTAACTCATGGATTCCTGGGGAGGTGCTGCGAGTGGCGTACATTACCTGGAACATGGCGCACGCAAAACCAGACTTTTACAGGGTGTCAAAATATTGCATTTGTCCCAACGCCCATCTTGTGGTTGTGTGCACGCAGGAAAACGGTTGTAATTGGTACgccaagaaaaaacagcagcgacaATGGAGAGATCATATCACGCAGGCTTGCCTCAAGAATTCGTATGAACTAGTGGGGTGCAACTCACTCTGGTACATTCACATGCTGGTCTACGCTAGAAAGCACGATGTAGCCCCCCATGTGGGGCATGTGGAAAAAGCGAAAGTGCGAACCGGAATTGGCAATGGTTTAGGCGGAAACAAAGGTGGCGTGGGCATTGCCCTGTCCATTTCAACAGAATGTAGGTTTAATGCGTTGAGTGATCCTCGCGGCCATAGAAGGGGTGCGCGGGCATCAAAACAGCAGCGCCAAGACATTTCTTGCTCTCATATGAACCCAATAGAgtgcggtggtggtgatgattCTTTACACAGTGCATTACCTCAGCCAGCACGTTTCACGATCTTATTTGTTGGCGCTCATCTTGCTGCCCATCAGGATGCAGTTGGTCTACGAAATAGAGACTACCGGAACATTGTCAAGATGTTGCATGTGGGACTTCGTGGGAAGTTTAAAGAGTTTCACGCAAGCATCCGGAGGAGTAGAGCTCTCGCGTGCTGCCCTCTGGACACCGAAAGCGCAAGGGGGTTAAACATCACGGAAGATCAGGCCACGCGCCAAAATGCTGTTTGCTCCAATGGCGGCTGTAAAGCAATGAATGACTCAGCTGCTGTGTCTAACGAACGTGATGAAGACGATGGAGGCCCAGTTGGTATAATGaaacttcctttttgtatgAAGGATCAACCGCAAGAAGAGCGTCGAGATGCGACGGATGAGTTTGACCTTGTCTTCTTTGGAGGTGACCTGAATTACCGTCTCGACGGTACATCAAAGGCGATCCGGGATATAATTGATAATAAGAAGAATGTTCGATCCGTACTTTGTAACAACGACCAGCTCAATCGAGAAAGAGCGAAGGGTGAAGTATTTAGGGGGTTTAAGGAGGGCAATCTCTTCTTCCGCCCAACTTACAAGTACGAGTTGAGGAGTAGAAATTACAGTACTACTGATAAGCGCATACCGGCCTACTGTGACCGCGTTTTGTTCAAGAAGCCAGCTCAATCGTGTGTTGGAAAGGTAAGAATACGACTCTACACAGACGTCCAGGCGGTGCAAACAAGTGATCATCGCCCGGTAGTTGCCATTTTTGACGTTGCAACAATTCCACGCAACAAATAA